From one Rhodobium gokarnense genomic stretch:
- a CDS encoding lipopolysaccharide biosynthesis protein, whose protein sequence is MTAVDLGHQDCAPPGLSARAGRLGVLVGRVCRSDNGALRALMVYGLRIGGAGLIFLAQIAIARWLTPAEYGVFANVWVIFLLIGGWVSLGLGGAMIRFVPEYLALGREDLLRGLRRAGRAVGLTTAIVVAGVGIPVLTLGGDIVEPAYRLPLVLALAALPFYAMSDINDGLCRGHGWPLRGIAPIYVLRPLLMIAGVVIAALALGLAPTATNAMAVVAIAFSLTVLVQTVITESGTHGLVPAGPSRYELKTWLAVSMPLVLMEGMLALMNHVDVLLVGSLRGAEEVGLYYAATRVVALVSFVPYAVIAVFGPRFSHGKAVNDHEGLRETARQAVTLSLLPSLVLGIAIVVTGPLLLAAFGEEFTAAYNVLLILLVAVTMRAAVAPAQTMLAMTGHHVVCVVILAGALALNTVLNLILIPIAGTVGAATATTIAVAMEIGLSLVAVRRRLGFVPMPYGDARHLISALRGILTRKAATTPGPKGPLAG, encoded by the coding sequence GTGACAGCCGTCGACCTTGGACATCAGGACTGCGCGCCGCCGGGCCTTTCCGCCCGCGCCGGCCGCCTCGGCGTCCTTGTCGGCCGCGTCTGCCGCAGCGACAACGGCGCGCTCCGGGCCCTCATGGTCTATGGCCTCAGGATCGGCGGGGCCGGCCTCATCTTCCTTGCCCAGATCGCCATTGCCCGCTGGCTGACGCCGGCCGAATACGGCGTCTTCGCCAATGTCTGGGTGATCTTCCTTCTGATCGGCGGCTGGGTCTCGCTCGGCCTCGGCGGCGCCATGATCCGTTTCGTGCCGGAATATCTGGCGCTCGGCCGCGAGGACCTGTTGCGCGGGCTGCGCCGCGCCGGGCGCGCCGTCGGCCTGACGACCGCCATCGTCGTCGCCGGCGTCGGCATTCCGGTTCTCACCCTTGGTGGCGACATCGTCGAGCCGGCCTACCGGCTGCCGCTGGTCCTGGCGCTCGCCGCGCTCCCGTTCTACGCCATGTCCGACATCAATGACGGGCTCTGCCGCGGCCATGGTTGGCCGCTGCGCGGCATCGCGCCGATCTACGTGCTGCGGCCGCTGCTGATGATCGCCGGCGTCGTCATCGCCGCGCTCGCCCTCGGGCTGGCGCCGACGGCGACCAACGCCATGGCCGTCGTCGCCATCGCCTTTTCGCTCACCGTGCTCGTCCAGACCGTGATCACCGAGAGCGGTACCCACGGCCTCGTGCCGGCCGGACCGTCGCGCTACGAACTGAAGACCTGGCTCGCCGTCTCCATGCCGCTGGTGCTGATGGAAGGAATGCTGGCGCTGATGAACCACGTCGACGTGCTTCTCGTCGGCAGCCTGCGTGGTGCCGAGGAGGTCGGGCTGTATTATGCCGCGACCCGCGTCGTCGCGCTCGTCTCCTTCGTGCCCTATGCGGTGATCGCCGTCTTCGGCCCGCGCTTTTCCCACGGCAAGGCCGTCAACGACCATGAGGGCCTGCGCGAGACCGCGCGCCAGGCGGTGACCCTGTCGCTGCTGCCCTCGCTCGTCCTCGGCATCGCGATCGTCGTCACCGGGCCGCTGCTGCTTGCCGCTTTCGGCGAGGAGTTCACCGCCGCCTACAACGTCCTCCTCATCCTCCTCGTCGCCGTCACCATGCGCGCCGCCGTCGCCCCGGCCCAGACCATGCTGGCAATGACCGGTCACCACGTCGTCTGCGTGGTCATCCTTGCCGGCGCACTCGCCCTCAACACGGTCCTCAACCTGATCCTTATCCCGATTGCCGGCACCGTCGGCGCGGCGACGGCGACCACCATCGCGGTCGCCATGGAGATCGGGCTCTCGCTCGTCGCCGTCCGCCGCCGCCTCGGCTTCGTGCCGATGCCCTATGGCGATGCGCGCCACCTCATCTCCGCGCTGCGCGGCATCCTGACCCGCAAGGCCGCCACCACTCCCGGACCGAAGGGGCCGCTGGCCGGATGA